A section of the Macadamia integrifolia cultivar HAES 741 chromosome 9, SCU_Mint_v3, whole genome shotgun sequence genome encodes:
- the LOC122089163 gene encoding protein IQ-DOMAIN 19-like isoform X2 → MGMTSKWIKSFLTSGKKDREREKEKNSNSNSNSQPTSIPTTPIIIPPTNPKEKRRWSFRRSSATGTPTKDLNSTDKVSTGALMEAENEQKKQAMAVAAATVIHQTNAVATPRSIEVEEAAAIKIQAAFRCYLAKRALSALKGLVKLQALVRGQLVRKQATAILQCMQALVTVQERAQARWLRVAGEAQPINQRQSIHRKSLQDIRLTQACGEIDTAGLEENIKIVETDLGQPRQTAKSRNSYSNHPQERVDSRFSAYYPNNGENLKQDHLGQPMEITKSRKSYSNHPQERVDPRFSAYYPNNGENSQDHLQNSPAPSALTEMRSRACSSHFEEYTFTTAESSPQHYSAMSKLDPTRTPHAFLLNEYADCASTDNPFYPHYMGNTKSSRAKVRSQSAPKQRSESFERQTSGRRSAMEGSIIPRGVRMQRSSSHVGSIVPSNQYPWSIKLDRSTVSLKDSECGSTSTTLTNTSYCRSLFAYEHQGSRF, encoded by the exons ATGGGGATGACCAGCAAATGGATCAAAAGCTTCTTGACAAGCGGGAAgaaagacagagagagagaaaaggagaagaacagTAACAGTAACAGTAACAGTCAGCCCACCTCCATTCCAACAACACCCATTATAATTCCACCCACAAATCCCAAGGAGAAACGAAGATGGAGTTTCAGGAGATCGTCGGCCACAGGTACACCAACCAAGGATTTGAATTCCACAGACAAAGTTTCCACCGGTGCACTGATGGAAGCTGAGAATGAGCAGAAGAAGCAAGCGATGGCTGTGGCTGCAGCAACCGTGATCCACCAAACGAATGCTGTTGCTACACCCAGATCCATTGAGGTTGAAGAGGCCGCTGCCATCAAGATTCAAGCTGCCTTCCGTTGTTACCTG GCAAAGAGAGCATTAAGTGCATTGAAAGGATTAGTTAAGTTGCAGGCACTGGTGAGGGGGCAACTGGTGAGGAAACAGGCAACTGCTATCCTCCAGTGCATGCAGGCATTGGTTACAGTTCAGGAAAGAGCTCAAGCCCGGTGGCTCCGAGTTGCCGGAGAAGCACAACCCATCAACCAGAGGCAATCAATTCACAGAAAATCTTTGCAAGACATCCGACTTACACAAGCATGTGGC GAGATAGATACTGCTGGCCTGGAGGAGAATATTAAGATCGTAGAGACGGATCTTGGCCAACCAAGGCAAACTGCAAAGAGCAGGAATAGCTACTCAAACCACCCACAAGAACGAGTAGATTCACGATTCTCTGCATATTATCCAAATAATGGTGAAAACTTGAAACAGGATCATCTTGGCCAACCAATGGAAATTACAAAGAGCAGGAAAAGCTACTCAAACCACCCACAAGAACGAGTAGATCCACGATTCTCTGCATATTATCCAAATAATGGTGAAAACTCGCAGGATCATCTCCAGAATTCACCTGCTCCATCAGCATTGACAGAGATGAGATCAAGAGCCTGCAGTAGCCATTTTGAGGAGTATACCTTCACTACTGCAGAGAGTAGTCCACAGCACTACTCAGCCATGTCTAAGCTGGACCCAACAAGAACTCCTCATGCTTTCCTCCTGAATGAGTATGCAGACTGCGCATCCACCGATAACCCATTCTATCCACATTACATGGGCAACACAAAATCGTCCAGGGCCAAAGTGCGCTCACAGAGTGCACCGAAGCAACGATCTGAATCATTCGAAAGACAAACTAGCGGTCGGAGGTCAGCAATGGAAGGAAGTATTATTCCTCGAGGAGTGCGGATGCAGCGTTCATCTTCACATGTGGGATCCATTGTTCCTAGCAATCAATATCCATGGTCAATCAAGCTTGATAGATCCACTGTGTCACTCAAGGATAGTGAGTGTGGTTCGACCAGTACAACGCTGACAAATACCAGTTACTGCAGATCTCTCTTTGCATATGAG CACCAAGGAAGCAGATTCTGA
- the LOC122089163 gene encoding protein IQ-DOMAIN 19-like isoform X1 produces the protein MGMTSKWIKSFLTSGKKDREREKEKNSNSNSNSQPTSIPTTPIIIPPTNPKEKRRWSFRRSSATGTPTKDLNSTDKVSTGALMEAENEQKKQAMAVAAATVIHQTNAVATPRSIEVEEAAAIKIQAAFRCYLAKRALSALKGLVKLQALVRGQLVRKQATAILQCMQALVTVQERAQARWLRVAGEAQPINQRQSIHRKSLQDIRLTQACGEIDTAGLEENIKIVETDLGQPRQTAKSRNSYSNHPQERVDSRFSAYYPNNGENLKQDHLGQPMEITKSRKSYSNHPQERVDPRFSAYYPNNGENSQDHLQNSPAPSALTEMRSRACSSHFEEYTFTTAESSPQHYSAMSKLDPTRTPHAFLLNEYADCASTDNPFYPHYMGNTKSSRAKVRSQSAPKQRSESFERQTSGRRSAMEGSIIPRGVRMQRSSSHVGSIVPSNQYPWSIKLDRSTVSLKDSECGSTSTTLTNTSYCRSLFAYEVCHLSFIPKY, from the exons ATGGGGATGACCAGCAAATGGATCAAAAGCTTCTTGACAAGCGGGAAgaaagacagagagagagaaaaggagaagaacagTAACAGTAACAGTAACAGTCAGCCCACCTCCATTCCAACAACACCCATTATAATTCCACCCACAAATCCCAAGGAGAAACGAAGATGGAGTTTCAGGAGATCGTCGGCCACAGGTACACCAACCAAGGATTTGAATTCCACAGACAAAGTTTCCACCGGTGCACTGATGGAAGCTGAGAATGAGCAGAAGAAGCAAGCGATGGCTGTGGCTGCAGCAACCGTGATCCACCAAACGAATGCTGTTGCTACACCCAGATCCATTGAGGTTGAAGAGGCCGCTGCCATCAAGATTCAAGCTGCCTTCCGTTGTTACCTG GCAAAGAGAGCATTAAGTGCATTGAAAGGATTAGTTAAGTTGCAGGCACTGGTGAGGGGGCAACTGGTGAGGAAACAGGCAACTGCTATCCTCCAGTGCATGCAGGCATTGGTTACAGTTCAGGAAAGAGCTCAAGCCCGGTGGCTCCGAGTTGCCGGAGAAGCACAACCCATCAACCAGAGGCAATCAATTCACAGAAAATCTTTGCAAGACATCCGACTTACACAAGCATGTGGC GAGATAGATACTGCTGGCCTGGAGGAGAATATTAAGATCGTAGAGACGGATCTTGGCCAACCAAGGCAAACTGCAAAGAGCAGGAATAGCTACTCAAACCACCCACAAGAACGAGTAGATTCACGATTCTCTGCATATTATCCAAATAATGGTGAAAACTTGAAACAGGATCATCTTGGCCAACCAATGGAAATTACAAAGAGCAGGAAAAGCTACTCAAACCACCCACAAGAACGAGTAGATCCACGATTCTCTGCATATTATCCAAATAATGGTGAAAACTCGCAGGATCATCTCCAGAATTCACCTGCTCCATCAGCATTGACAGAGATGAGATCAAGAGCCTGCAGTAGCCATTTTGAGGAGTATACCTTCACTACTGCAGAGAGTAGTCCACAGCACTACTCAGCCATGTCTAAGCTGGACCCAACAAGAACTCCTCATGCTTTCCTCCTGAATGAGTATGCAGACTGCGCATCCACCGATAACCCATTCTATCCACATTACATGGGCAACACAAAATCGTCCAGGGCCAAAGTGCGCTCACAGAGTGCACCGAAGCAACGATCTGAATCATTCGAAAGACAAACTAGCGGTCGGAGGTCAGCAATGGAAGGAAGTATTATTCCTCGAGGAGTGCGGATGCAGCGTTCATCTTCACATGTGGGATCCATTGTTCCTAGCAATCAATATCCATGGTCAATCAAGCTTGATAGATCCACTGTGTCACTCAAGGATAGTGAGTGTGGTTCGACCAGTACAACGCTGACAAATACCAGTTACTGCAGATCTCTCTTTGCATATGAGGTCTGTCACTTAAGTTTTATTCCAAAATATTAA
- the LOC122089163 gene encoding protein IQ-DOMAIN 19-like isoform X3, whose translation MGMTSKWIKSFLTSGKKDREREKEKNSNSNSNSQPTSIPTTPIIIPPTNPKEKRRWSFRRSSATGTPTKDLNSTDKVSTGALMEAENEQKKQAMAVAAATVIHQTNAVATPRSIEVEEAAAIKIQAAFRCYLEIDTAGLEENIKIVETDLGQPRQTAKSRNSYSNHPQERVDSRFSAYYPNNGENLKQDHLGQPMEITKSRKSYSNHPQERVDPRFSAYYPNNGENSQDHLQNSPAPSALTEMRSRACSSHFEEYTFTTAESSPQHYSAMSKLDPTRTPHAFLLNEYADCASTDNPFYPHYMGNTKSSRAKVRSQSAPKQRSESFERQTSGRRSAMEGSIIPRGVRMQRSSSHVGSIVPSNQYPWSIKLDRSTVSLKDSECGSTSTTLTNTSYCRSLFAYEVCHLSFIPKY comes from the exons ATGGGGATGACCAGCAAATGGATCAAAAGCTTCTTGACAAGCGGGAAgaaagacagagagagagaaaaggagaagaacagTAACAGTAACAGTAACAGTCAGCCCACCTCCATTCCAACAACACCCATTATAATTCCACCCACAAATCCCAAGGAGAAACGAAGATGGAGTTTCAGGAGATCGTCGGCCACAGGTACACCAACCAAGGATTTGAATTCCACAGACAAAGTTTCCACCGGTGCACTGATGGAAGCTGAGAATGAGCAGAAGAAGCAAGCGATGGCTGTGGCTGCAGCAACCGTGATCCACCAAACGAATGCTGTTGCTACACCCAGATCCATTGAGGTTGAAGAGGCCGCTGCCATCAAGATTCAAGCTGCCTTCCGTTGTTACCTG GAGATAGATACTGCTGGCCTGGAGGAGAATATTAAGATCGTAGAGACGGATCTTGGCCAACCAAGGCAAACTGCAAAGAGCAGGAATAGCTACTCAAACCACCCACAAGAACGAGTAGATTCACGATTCTCTGCATATTATCCAAATAATGGTGAAAACTTGAAACAGGATCATCTTGGCCAACCAATGGAAATTACAAAGAGCAGGAAAAGCTACTCAAACCACCCACAAGAACGAGTAGATCCACGATTCTCTGCATATTATCCAAATAATGGTGAAAACTCGCAGGATCATCTCCAGAATTCACCTGCTCCATCAGCATTGACAGAGATGAGATCAAGAGCCTGCAGTAGCCATTTTGAGGAGTATACCTTCACTACTGCAGAGAGTAGTCCACAGCACTACTCAGCCATGTCTAAGCTGGACCCAACAAGAACTCCTCATGCTTTCCTCCTGAATGAGTATGCAGACTGCGCATCCACCGATAACCCATTCTATCCACATTACATGGGCAACACAAAATCGTCCAGGGCCAAAGTGCGCTCACAGAGTGCACCGAAGCAACGATCTGAATCATTCGAAAGACAAACTAGCGGTCGGAGGTCAGCAATGGAAGGAAGTATTATTCCTCGAGGAGTGCGGATGCAGCGTTCATCTTCACATGTGGGATCCATTGTTCCTAGCAATCAATATCCATGGTCAATCAAGCTTGATAGATCCACTGTGTCACTCAAGGATAGTGAGTGTGGTTCGACCAGTACAACGCTGACAAATACCAGTTACTGCAGATCTCTCTTTGCATATGAGGTCTGTCACTTAAGTTTTATTCCAAAATATTAA
- the LOC122088583 gene encoding probable E3 ubiquitin-protein ligase RHA4A, whose protein sequence is MAGMLPGVELARRRRIHSSNQNDDYRNCRSDSFFRERLPPSIIATTTTTMDSTTLMARMRLEEKLGGFRSRWNKKHEPQSQPPPVQHRSSSHVLRPTQIHTSETRNRETEVCRSSPQLSRRNSQREVCSVCLDDLQGKREVTNLPCSHRYHSDCLLPWLASHSHCPYCRALVHL, encoded by the exons ATGGCAGGGATGTTACCAGGGGTGGAGCTAGCTCGAAGGAGAAGAATTCATTCTTCTAATCAAAACGATGATTACCGTAACTGCCGATCTGATTCTTTCTTTCGGGAGCGTCTTCCACCTTCGATCATTGcaaccaccaccacaacaatGGATTCCACCACTCTTATGGCTCGCATGAGGCTCGAGGAGAAGCTCGGAGGCTTCCGTTCCAG GTGGAATAAGAAACATGAACCTCAATCTCAACCTCCTCCTGTCCAACACAGAAGCTCTTCTCATGTTCTTCGCCCGACGCAGATCCACACAAGTGAAAcgagaaacagagaaacagagGTTTGCAGGAGTAGTCCGCAGTTAAGCCGGAGGAATTCACAGAGAGAGGTTTGTTCGGTTTGCCTAGATGATCTGCAAGGCAAGAGGGAGGTCACCAACTTACCTTGTTCTCACAGATACCATTCAGATTGCCTTCTCCCTTGGCTTGCTTCCCATTCACATTGCCCCTATTGTAGAGCACTTGTTCACTTATGA
- the LOC122088854 gene encoding protein lin-12-like, with protein sequence MGSFTSSSSTRSLIGITLLAISLLQPRTSISVTDSDTSNVCDLVNCGNGTCYASNNGPFGYRCECEYGWKRTHLNLDDNVDDGLQFLPCLYPNCTMNYDCLESRPPLPSVAKSPYNPSFSDLCQWIYCGEGTCNHITGYKHVCECKEGYNNLLNASIYPCFSNCMIGSDCASLGILGAETSDTAGTQATLTLPWNFNPLIFLMVISLTMVQWK encoded by the exons ATGGGTTCCTTCACTAGTAGTAGTAGTACTAGGAGTCTTATTGGCATCACCCTCCTTGCCATCTCTCTCCTGCAACCTCGTACATCCATAAGCGTCACCGATTCAG ATACAAGTAATGTGTGCGACCTTGTTAACTGTGGAAACGGAACCTGCTATGCTTCCAACAATGGGCCATTCGGCTACAGGTGTGAATGTGAATACGGTTGGAAACGGACCCATCTAAACTTGGATGACAATGTAGACGATGGTCTCCAGTTCCTCCCCTGCCTTTATCCCAACT GTACCATGAACTACGACTGCCTAGAATCCCGACCTCCTCTTCCATCAGTAGCAAAATCTCCATATAATCCATCATTCTCTGATT TATGCCAATGGATCTACTGCGGAGAAGGCACATGTAACCATATCACAGGGTACAAACATGTCTGTGAATGCAAAGAGGGATATAATAATCTTCTTAATGCCTCCATCTACCCATGTTTTAGTAACT GCATGATCGGGTCAGATTGTGCAAGCCTTGGAATCCTAGGGGCAGAAACTTCAGATACTGCAGGGACTCAAG caACCTTAACACTACCATGGAACTTCAATCCGTTGATTTTCTTGATGGTGATTTCATTGACCATGGTCCAGTGGAAATAG